A DNA window from Caretta caretta isolate rCarCar2 chromosome 7, rCarCar1.hap1, whole genome shotgun sequence contains the following coding sequences:
- the FAM3D gene encoding protein FAM3D produces MRLTGLIRIATVMFSLGTTWLFVQTYFNTGWKVVSLRSWLGAGPDLPKTQPPRNKCGNQKSCPENSFAFKVMSGAANVVGPSMCFENTIIMSGVKSNVGRGLNIALVNGTNGQLMKTDVFDMYSGDINLLLDFLKAIQSGTIVIVASYDDPATKLNDEARTLLTNLGSSHASKLAFRDNWTFVGAKGLKDKSPYEQHLKNEAAKNKYDGWPEVLEMEGCLPKKMD; encoded by the exons ATGAGGTTGACAG GGCTGATCCGGATAGCGACTGTGATGTTCTCACTGGGCACCACCTGGCTCTTTGTACAGACGTACTTCAACACCGGCTGGAAGGTCGTCAGTCTGCGGAGCTGGCTGG GTGCCGGCCCCGACCTGCCCA AGACCCAACCCCCACGAAACAAGTGTGGTAACCAAAAAAGTTGTCCCGAAAACTCATTTGCCTTTAAAGTCATGAGTGGAGCAGCCAATGTTGTTGGGCCTTCGATGTGCTTTGAAAATACGAT TATCATGAGTGGCGTGAAGAGCAACGTTGGCAGAGGGTTAAACATCGCACTAGTAAACG GAACAAATGGCCAGCTCATGAAAACCGACGTCTTCGACATGTATTCTGGAG ATATCAATCTGTTACTGGACTTCCTGAAAGCAATCCAAAGTGGCACTATAGTGATAGTTGCCTCCTACGATGATCCAGCAACAAA GCTGAACGATGAAGCACGGACGTTACTCACCAACCTGGGAAGTAGCCACGCGAGCAAGCTGGCCTTCCGAGACAACTGGACTTTCGTGGGTGCAAAAGGGCTCAAGGATAAAAGCCCCTATGAACAg CACTTAAAAAATGAAGCGGCAAAAAACAAATATGACGGCTGGCCGGAAGTTCTGGAAATGGAAGGCTGTCTCCCAAAGAAGATGGATTAA